A genomic stretch from Hoplias malabaricus isolate fHopMal1 chromosome 4, fHopMal1.hap1, whole genome shotgun sequence includes:
- the wu:fc23c09 gene encoding wu:fc23c09 translates to MNANVSEAQIEKDNPEETTEASTVMGARADPTAVSLPNNFRQEPQPEIQRKNIKDSQAAKTKNKHQGKERKKKALKKGKLVKKSKQESDGVTTAPYFPYFKDHYCPPECTCYGRVVQCSDKDLDNIPYGIPYNSRYVLLMNNRIDSIQLDLLSQYLSMEFLVLSNNLLTDSSLEGAFEGIQALKRLYLERNLLQSIPAALPATLEELRLDGNKVIVMSDTAWSCCPNLLILTLSNNSLGSGSSTIPAGVLSPLVSLRTLSLSHNKLTLVPLHLPLSLQELYLRGNLIHRFQGGVFQGKAELLVLDLSANKLTNKGLGKAALINATRLESLNLEGNFLKHVPRHLPRSLKTLNLEGNSISSVSKAAFLSLTHLEHLGLARNKISKVAPGAFWVLPLLHQLDMSYNTLRQVPRQLPTWLVSITLTHNKIRTIPRDAFCWARHDKTPSSQLVRVQLENNLVDLGSLDNQALNCLRGFQVVHFY, encoded by the exons ATGAATGCAAACGTCTCTGAGGCTCAGATTGAAAAAGATAACCCTGAAGAGACAACAGAAGCTTCAACGGTTATGGGAGCGAGGGCTGACCCTACTGCTGTGAGCCTTCCCAACAATTTCAGACAAGAACCACAGCCTGAAAtccaaagaaaaaatattaaagacaGTCAAGCAGccaaaacaaagaacaaacaccaaggaaaggagaggaaaaagaaagcGCTTAAAAAAGGGAAATTGGTGAAAAAGTCGAAACAGGAATCAGACGGGGTGACCACTGCTCCATATTTCCCTTATTTCAAAGATCACTACTGTCCACCAGAGTGCACCTGCTATGGAAG GGTGGTGCAGTGTTCAGACAAAGATCTTGATAACATTCCCTATGGCATTCCATACAACTCCCGTTATGTCCTCCTTATGAACAACCGCATCGACAGCATCCAGCTTGACCTTCTCTCTCAGTATCTCTCCATGGAGTTCTTGGTGCTTAGCAACAACCTCTTGACAGACAGCTCTCTGGAGGGGGCCTTTGAGGGCATCCAGGCCCTGAAGCGGCTCTACTTGGAGCGGAACCTCCTCCAGAGCATTCCAGCGGCCCTCCCCGCCACTCTGGAAGAGCTCCGACTGGATGGGAACAAAGTGATAGTGATGTCAGATACGGCCTGGAGTTGCTGCCCGAACCTTCTGATCCTCACCCTGAGCAACAACAGTTTGGGGAGCGGGTCATCCACCATCCCTGCTGGAGTGCTGTCCCCACTGGTTAGTCTTCGCACCCTCAGCCTCTCCCACAACAAGCTGACCTTGGTCCCCCTGCACCTCCCCCTCAGCTTGCAGGAGCTGTACCTCCGAGGTAACCTCATCCACCGCTTTCAGGGTGGGGTATTTCAGGGTAAAGCAGAGCTCTTAGTGCTGGACCTCAGTGCCAACAAACTGACCAATAAAGGCCTAGGCAAAGCTGCATTAATCAATGCCACACGCCTGGAGAGTCTAAATCTGGAAGGGAACTTCCTAAAGCATGTTCCTCGGCACCTCCCGCGATCCCTAAAGACCCTCAACCTGGAGGGGAACTCCATATCTAGTGTCAGTAAAGCTGCCTTCCTCTCTCTGACCCATTTGGAGCACCTGGGCCTGGCTCGTAACAAGATTTCCAAAGTGGCCCCTGGAGCTTTCTGGGTGCTTCCACTGCTTCACCAGCTGGATATGAGCTACAACACACTGCGGCAGGTCCCACGGCAACTGCCCACCTGGTTGGTCTCCATCACGCTCACCCATAACAAGATCCGAACCATCCCACGTGATGCGTTCTGCTGGGCAAGGCACGACAAGACACCCAGCAGTCAGCTTGTGAGAGTGCAGCTGGAGAACAACCTGGTGGACTTGGGGAGTCTAGACAACCAAGCTTTGAACTGCTTGAGGGGCTTTCAGGTGGTGCACTTCTACTGA